AGGAGTTAATTTCCGATGTTTTTGAATACAAAAGAAAAGGTGATAACTGGCTCGAAAAACTTTTAGACGATACATGTAAAAAAGCAGGAAAAGAAAACAAATTTAAACTTCTGTGGTTTGGTGGTTTGAATGATAAAACTGTAAAGAATATGACAGGGGGAACATCCGCAAAAGAAGTTTGCCTGGATTTAGGCAAGAAAAATATAGAGGCTTTAAAATTATTATTGAAAGAATACGAAGGCGGTGAGAATTTATATCAGATTAAGGTAATAATTG
This window of the Methanofastidiosum sp. genome carries:
- a CDS encoding CfrBI family restriction endonuclease; protein product: MKEFSSKIIYSILTGQDYRTYVLATINKRFIDKAQELISDVFEYKRKGDNWLEKLLDDTCKKAGKENKFKLLWFGGLNDKTVKNMTGGTSAKEVCLDLGKKNIEALKLLLKEYEGGENLYQIKVII